A part of Arachis hypogaea cultivar Tifrunner chromosome 12, arahy.Tifrunner.gnm2.J5K5, whole genome shotgun sequence genomic DNA contains:
- the LOC112726449 gene encoding putative disease resistance RPP13-like protein 1 translates to MAGPLFSGGLVSGLANVVLDRLSSHEFVLVWGNKLVERLRTAIRVAEDLAANIEQEQFGNELVRKWLDSFRDALYTANDLLDDVLTKAATQKVVRFWRFNYVNPEGRQTVVDKMQEVVERIEELAKRESSLGLIFIPTGSPSLRLRPPSTSLVKRNVFGRDGDQQALIKMLNDNNHHNLSVISIVGMAGVGKTTLAQCLYNNMDVRMEFDLRAWICVSEHFDVVDATKNIIKRISWGVCSLDSFDLLQQDLKEKLLGKKFFIVLDDVWSEDADKWNSFITPFQHGRKGSTILLTTRKVNVGSGIQNCNSYPLEKLSDDYCWSIFADNVFFPKLNGSSDLERIGRKIVEKCDGLPLAAETLGSFLRAKHDAREWNKILSSNILQIPTIENKVMSSLLTSYYHLPTYLKQCFIYCSLFPKDYYFDKDELILLWMAEDLLPPQRRRESLEEIGCKCFDELVSRLFFRKIQFHHNYFVMDDILHELAIHLAGEFHCNLENLGENEEIKIQTRYLSFGMLNSRNSIAKLENLTTSLCVDDLFSMESIASNLKNLRVLSFCKLDVLPEIIGELIRLRYLNLSWTNIKTLPESLCNLYNLQTLMLYECTKLTMLPSGMHKLVKLRHLDVRKTPLKEMPGGISKLENLQFLSSFVAGKHEDNGIQEVGGLANLHGSFEIKKLENVVDVSQGRSARIIDKTHIDELCLEWSSAANVVQNTETERDILESLQAHDDLKVLKIKGYKGTTFPDWLGHSAFTNMTSVSLVSCNNCFKLPSLGELSSLKSLRIERFDQLRSIGMELYKNEGDHHSSHIPPFPSLETLEFHDMPSWEEWHLPDFETFPQLQKLQLTNCPMLKGDMLNGVFLRMVSSLSDGLEVRKLHISEVPEGWNQEMILNGYTLSIKGCVSVVDSAFKAMSNNHLSHLQEMHISGCWSGLSFPGNSLPRSLQKLKIMDCRKLEFPQQQPEQKYDLVELQIEDSCHSLTSLSLDSFPNLTNLEISLCLNLESVSMSEPPHAALQRLTINGCHKLVSFAGEGLAAPNLTHLSITYCDKLEAFPSHMNTLLPSLHSLCIGACRKICKVPEGGFPPNLKELVLEGSDEQMKELSWMANLGALTKLTMDFSCVRSFTQVGLLPCLPSLTTLHLCYFQNLETLECNQLLGLTSLQQLHISYCPKLEKMEGEKLPSSLSLLKIQDCDLLGELCKNKHEPIWPKISHIPTIEVNGQQISE, encoded by the coding sequence ATGGCTGGACCACTATTTTCTGGAGGTTTAGTTTCTGGCTTGGCCAACGTTGTTCTAGACAGGCTCAGTTCACATGAGTTTGTCTTGGTGTGGGGCAACAAGCTGGTTGAGAGGCTCAGGACTGCTATCCGGGTTGCAGAAGATCTGGCTGCTAACATTGAGCAGGAGCAGTTTGGAAACGAACTTGTGAGAAAATGGCTTGATAGTTTCAGGGATGCTCTCTACACTGCTAATGATTTGCTGGACGATGTGCTCACCAAAGCCGCCACTCAAAAGGTGGTACGTTTCTGGCGCTTTAACTACGTCAATCCTGAAGGTAGGCAGACAGTAGTAGATAAGATGCAAGAGGTGGTTGAAAGAATAGAAGAACTTGCGAAAAGGGAATCTAGCCTTGGTCTCATATTTATTCCAACGGGTAGCCCCTCATTGAGATTGAGACCTCCATCCACTTCTCTTGTGAAGAGGAATGTGTTCGGCAGGGATGGTGACCAACAGGCACTAATCAAGATGCTCAATGACAACAATCATCATAACTTGTCCGTCATCTCTATTGTTGGTATGGCCGGGGTTGGTAAAACTACTTTAGCACAATGCCTGTACAACAACATGGATGTGAGGATGGAGTTTGATCTAAGAGCATGGATTTGTGTTTCTGAACATTTTGATGTTGTTGACGCTACAAAGAATATTATAAAACGGATCTCTTGGGGTGTTTGTAGTCTTGACAGCTTTGATTTACTTCAACAAGATTTGAAGGAAAAACTGTTAGGAAAGAAGTTCTTCATTGTTTTGGACGATGTTTGGAGTGAAGACGCTGACAAGTGGAATAGTTTTATCACCCCTTTTCAACATGGGAGAAAGGGAAGCACTATTCTTCTAACTACCCGCAAGGTAAATGTTGGTTCAGGGATCCAAAATTGTAACTCATACCCTCTTGAGAAACTGTCGGATGATTATTGTTGGTCTATTTTTGCGGATAATGTATTCTTTCCTAAATTAAATGGGAGTTCAGACCTCGAAAGAATCGGCAGAAAGATTGTCGAGAAATGTGATGGCTTGCCGTTAGCTGCAGAAACACTTGGAAGCTTTTTGCGCGCAAAGCATGATGCGAGGGAATGGAATAAAATACTATCGAGTAACATTTTGCAAATTCCTACGATAGAAAATAAGGTTATGTCTTCATTATTAACAAGTTACTATCATCTGCCGACATATTTAAAACAATGTTTCATTTATTGCTCGTTGTTCCCAAaagattattattttgataaagatGAACTAATCTTGCTGTGGATGGCCGAAGATCTGTTACCACCACAACGGCGGAGAGAGAGTTTAGAAGAAATTGGTTGTAAGTGTTTTGATGAACTAGTTTCCAGATTATTTTTCAGAAAGATTCAATTTCATCACAATTATTTTGTGATGGATGATATCTTGCATGAGTTAGCAATACATCTTGCTGGAGAATTCCATTGCAACTTGGAAAACCTTGGTGAAAATGAGGAGATAAAGATTCAGACTCGGTATTTGTCCTTTGGAATGTTGAATAGTCGTAATTCCATTGCTAAATTGGAAAATCTAACGACATCCTTGTGTGTGGACGATTTGTTTAGCATGGAAAGCATAgcatcaaatttaaaaaacttGAGAGTTTTATCCTTTTGTAAACTTGATGTATTGCCTGAAATAATAGGTGAATTGATTCGTTTACGCTATTTGAATCTCTCTTGGACAAATATTAAGACACTGCCAGAGTCGTTGTGCAACTTGTACAATCTACAAACATTAATGTTGTATGAATGTACCAAGTTGACCATGTTGCCTAGTGGCATGCACAAGCTTGTGAAGTTAAGGCATCTTGATGTTAGGAAAACTCCTTTGAAAGAAATGCCGGGAGGAATAAGCAAATTGGAAAACTTGCAATTTTTAAGTAGCTTTGTTGCGGGCAAGCATGAAGATAACGGAATCCAAGAAGTAGGAGGGCTTGCTAATCTTCACGGATCATTTGAGATTAAGAAGTTGGAGAATGTTGTTGACGTCAGCCAAGGAAGGAGTGCAAGGATAATAGATAAGACGCACATCGACGAATTATGCTTGGAATGGTCTTCAGCTGCTAATGTGGTTCAAAACACAGAAACAGAAAGAGATATACTGGAGAGCTTGCAAGCGCACGATGACTTGAAAGTGTTGAAAATCAAGGGATACAAGGGTACAACATTTCCAGATTGGTTGGGGCACTCTGCCTTCACCAATATGACAAGTGTATCTCTGGTGTCTTGCAACAATTGCTTCAAGCTGCCTTCACTTGGAGAGTTGTCATCTCTAAAGTCCCTGCGCATTGAAAGGTTTGATCAACTCAGGAGTATTGGCATGGAGTTGTACAAGAACGAAGGGGATCATCATTCTTCGCATATTCCACCATTTCCCTCACTGGAGACATTGGAATTTCATGATATGCCATCTTGGGAGGAGTGGCACTTACCTGActttgaaacttttcctcaactCCAGAAGCTTCAGTTAACAAATTGTCCAATGTTGAAGGGCGATATGCTTAATGGCGTATTCTTGAGGATGGTTTCTTCTTTGTCAGATGGTTTGGAAGTTCGCAAACTACATATATCAGAAGTTCCAGAGGGATGGAATCAAGAGATGATACTTAATGGCTATACTTTATCAATTAAGGGATGTGTGTCGGTGGTGGATTCTGCGTTTAAGGCAATGAGCAACAACCATCTAAGTCACCTCCAAGAAATGCACATCTCAGGGTGTTGGTCTGGTTTATCCTTTCCGGGCAATTCTTTACCCAGATCTTTGCAAAAGTTGAAGATCATGGATTGCAGAAAACTGGAATTCCCCCAGCAACAGCCGGAGCAGAAGTATGATTTGGTAGAGCTACAAATTGAAGACAGCTGCCATTCACTTACCTCATTATCATTGGATTCCTTTCCCAATCTCACGAATCTCGAGATATCGTTGTGTCTGAATCTGGAATCAGTTTCAATGTCAGAGCCACCGCACGCTGCTCTTCAACGTCTCACCATCAATGGATGCCATAAATTAGTGTCATTTGCAGGAGAAGGACTGGCTGCACCCAACTTGACTCATCTCAGCATCACATATTGTGACAAGTTGGAGGCATTTCCGAGTCACATGAATACTCTTCTTCCAAGTTTACACTCTCTCTGCATAGGAGCTTGCCGGAAAATCTGTAAGGTGCCAGAGGGTGGTTTTCCGCCTAACTTGAAAGAGCTTGTTTTGGAAGGTAGCGACGAGCAAATGAAGGAGCTATcatggatggccaacttaggcgCCCT